The sequence aagcaggggtgaaattgtaaagaaaagagtttctaggtttatttatttattaatggactttttatgtctaattaataattaaattaaatgacaatattatttaataatctattttagttattaaataattagttttggcatttaaaaggttagaattggaaaattggcgtttttgagaaaatagagataaaatttgataaaactgcaaaatcaagtgaggtccattactacaccttggccggccactagatgaggtttttcaaattaatattttcattattttaatgccaaataattcctaacctaaacctagtagttgcctataaatagaaagtgatggctcagtctcacacaatgctttcattagtaatctgacagaaatttctctcttcagaaaaattgagccttccccactttctatacctggccgaaatcatcattctcttttctccttcatcttttttgaccctagtgaaagagtaagtgcccacacacagcaagcagtaactcaatcatagattggaagactgtgaaggatcaaacttgaagaagaaggacattcgggctcagatcttgattatactctgctacagaaaggattcgagggttagagatctgagtggaaggagacattaattctgctgcatcaatgtaaggttttcttgactttatatgtgtttaatttatcgttttagaaagttcttatttaggatgttaaacaacatacttgtgagtagatctaagatcctggtaaaataaattccaacagcccCTATGTTCAATGAGCTTAATCCAGGTATTGTGAGACCCGAAATACAAGCACCTCGCTTTGAGCTCAAGCCCGTcatgtttcaaatgctccaaacgGTTGGTCAATTTGGTGGGTCACGAACGgaagatcctcacctccatattcgctcatttttggaggtgagtgattctttcaagcTACAAGGAGTAAGTGAAGAGGCCTTATGATTGAAGTTGTTCCCATTTTCCTTGAGGGATCGGGCAAGAGCATGGCTTAATACTCTTCCTCCCGATTTGGTGACTAATTGGAATGACTTGGCTGaaaaattcttgagaaagtattTTCCTCCAACAAGAAATGTAAAGTTTCAAAGTGAGATCATGTCCTTTCAACAATTGGAAGGTGAGACTACTAGTGACGCATGGGAaagattcaaggagttgttgagAAAGTGCCCACACCATGGTATTCCTCATTGTATCCAACTTGAGACATTTTACAATGGTCTCAATGCAGCTTCTACGATGGTGTTGGATGCTTCCGCTAATGGAGCCATTCTTTCCAAGTCTTACAATGAAGCTTTTGAGATTTTGGAAAGGATAGCAACAACTATCAATGGTCAACTAATAGAGCTCCCACAAGTCAAAAAGTAGCGGGTGTTCTTGAAGTAGATGCTTTGACCGCTTTAACCGCTCAAATGGCCTCAATGACCAACATTTTTAAGAACATGAACATGGGAGGAAGTGTACAACCAGTCGCTGCCATTCAAAGGGCAGAAATCTCTTGTGTGTATTGTGGTGATGGGCATACTTTTGAAAATTACCCTTCAAATCCAGCTTCGTTTTGCTATGTGGGTAATCAAAATTTCAACCGCAACAACAATCCATACTCAAAATCCTACAATCCGGCATGGAAGCATCATCCGAATTTTTCATGGGGAGGTCAAGGGGCAAGTTCAAGTGGAGCACAAGCACAAGGAAAACAAACATTTCCACCAGGTTTTTCTCAACAACCACACCAACCTCAAGGCTCTCAAACAAGTTCTTGGAGAACTTAATGAGAGATTATATGGCCAAGAATGACGCTGTAATTCAAAGCCAGGCAGCCTCTCTTTAGAATCTTGAAATTCAACTAGGGCAATTAGCTAATGATTTGAAGAATAGACCACAAGGCACTTTGCCTAGTGACACCGAAAACCCAAGAAGAGATGGCAAAGAACATTGCAAAGCAGTAACCTTGAGAAATGGAAAAATTCTTGAGTCAAATGTGGCTGCAATAGGCAGTAAGGAGCCCTCTTCAATCCAAAAAGAGggggaaatgaagaaaaaaccaGTAATTTCAGTTGTTGAAATTCCCCCAGTAGTTACAGCATCCGATCAGCATTCTGCTGCAGAAATACCTTTGCAAAAGCCACCTCCACTATTTCCTCAACGATTCAAGAAGCAACAAGACGATGGTCAATTTCAGAGATTTTTTGATGTTCTAAAGCAGCTCCACATCAATATACCATTAGTGGAAGCTTTGGAGCAAAtgccaacttatgtgaaatttttgaaggatattttgacaaagaaaaggaGGCTTGGCGAGTTTGAAACTGTCGCTTTGACGGAGGGTTGTAGTGCCATGTTGAAGAGTAAAATTCCACCTAAATTGAAGGATCCAGGCAGATTTACAATTCCAATTTCAATTGGGGGTCGAGATGTTGGAAGAGATCTTTGTGATTTGGGAGCTAGTATTAATCTCATGCCCATGTCTATTTTCAAGAAGTtgggaattggagaagcaaggccAACCACTGTCACTTTGCAATTAGCGGATCATTCTATGGCCCATCCGGATGGAAAAATTGAAGATGTTTTGGTACAAGTGGATAAGTTCATTTTTCCGGCCGATTTCATTATTCATGACTATGAGGAAGATAgggaaatttcaattattttagggaGGCCATTTCCTGCTACGGGAAGGACTTTGATAGATGTTGAAAAAGGAGAGCTTACAATGAGAGCTCAAGATGAGCAAGCCACATTCAAGGTTTTCCATCCCATACGTGCTCCGGATGCAATAGGAGAATGCTGAGCAATTGGAGATATGGATCCTAACATGgttgaagaatccaaattcaaaaatagtAATAATGTGAGAAAGAAGATTCTCCTTAAAGAAATTTCTAAGGATCACGAGCCGCGAGAAAGCAAAAACAAAACATCATTTGAACCTAAAAAACCacccaaaaagaagagaaagaaaaagaagtttaGTAGAAAATTTTGGTCTCAAATGTTTGAAGTTGGGCAACAAGTAATTTTTGCTAACTCTTTAAAGAAGGCTACTCGTGGACGACTAGATTCAAGGTGTGATGGATCTTTCTTGGTGGTGAGAGTATACCCTGATGGGGTGGTGGAACTACGTGATGCACtttcaagaagaaaatttttggtGAAAGGCCAAGGAGTGAAGTTTGGGGGTGATGAGGTTGATCGAGCAAAGACCTCCATCACTTTGGAAGAGGCTTCAGGAAGAATGACTTCGGGTTGTCATGGCTTTAGTGAATCGCATTTGGGCAACCCGAGAGCGGAGGAACAAGACTATATCTAGTTATAGATATGTTATGTAATAAatttggggtgtgccaccccttgaaaaaaaaaatatatgtatttacaatcaagtttggggtgtgccaccccttgataaaaaagaagaagaaaaaaatataaaaaaaaaaggaaaacaaaaaaaaacaaaaaatatatatatacatgtatacatACTTATATAATTTCAATTTCTTGAGTTACTAATGAATTTGTAATGGTGTGGTGATTTTTATTGCAGGCACGGCATGGAATGATAGAAAAATAGGATGCTGCAATATGGTGTAAAGCAGATTTGTGTGCTGAAGCAGTAAGCCCCAGTAGTTACAGCATTGCATCAGCATCGCTTCAGCATTTTAAAACAGAGACTCTAGTGGGGAAGAGTTCAAATCTTGAGGGAGTTTTCTTTTTCCTTAGTTAAATTGTTATTGCTGGTTGTGTTTGATTGTTTACTTAGTTTACTTTTATTGTTGCCTTTAGTTGTGTGAGTAATAAATATTATGTGGATTAGATGTGTAttaatcatgttgttttgtcatGTTTGTGATGTTCTATTTTAGCTTGCAAATGAGAAAAATATTGCATGTATTTTCAGCTTTGTTTAGGGTAGTGCTCGATGatgaaaaatatctattttCCTCCATTTGTGGAGTGCCTTGGTTTGTGTGTTGAAAATGTTAATTTTAAGTGTTATTCTTGTCTAAATGCTAGCCTATGAGGAATGCTTTCAACAATTGTGTGCTTGTGTTATCCCACCATACTTTGAGtttttagaatagctaacaccTTGAGAGAGTTTAAAGCATCTAGAATTGGTTAGTGTAtccttgaggcgaaatcctagcGAGCTTTATAACTAGGAAATGATTTAGGCCATTTTTggacgattgagcctttcaagccaaCCCGAGAATATTTCATTGTCAATAGTCACCCCTAATTGAGCTAAAAGCCTAGTTTTTCTTAACACCCATCAAAGTCACTATATCCACATGTACACACAAAATGTTATCCTTCACAACCCAAACCTAATTGCTTAAGTTATCAAGGACTAATCAAACATTAATGGGGTTAGGAAAGTGAGGAGACAACTTTACAAAATGTGGTGAACGAGTTCACATTAGAGATGATGATGGGATGTGAGTCGGGGTGGTGAGAGTTTTGATTCACATAACACTAAAGTCTTTCTCttgctatatatatagatacgaaaaaaaaaacacaaaagaaaatacaagtatatatatacatatctgtACAATCAtagtattaaataaaataaacgaGAAAAAAAGGGGCAAGTTTAAGGctaagtttggggtgtaccACCCCTAATCAAAGAAAAAGGTTGTTGTTTTTATCTCGTTATCTagttgatttgaaaaaaaaataacatatatatagtacatacatattgtaaagaccgcttagtttaatttggaaattagcagttaattatgtttaattatgaaaattattaatagatatttaaataattatttatgctattattattgaattctgaaatgcattttatgtcatatagcgaattttataattttgcatttccggtgctcggtaacatggaactcggtgtttggctcagtaaaatcacaacttagtatgttagtattaggggacggttatttagacattgggaatgtcaggagtggtcgggaatttagaatttcccaaaataccattttagtaccctttatgttatttcatgtggaggggcaaaatggtcattttgccccaataatattttgtcctttagtgaacTTTATGTGGTGAAAATAGatgattttatttgataattgttAGCTGAATATATGTTGAGTTATGCatttttattctcattttatccaagttagaaaaattagaaaattaagaaaaaaactcaagctctctctctctctttttggccctccttgagcagcaaggaagtggatatttccttggtgattcaagctctttTTTAGGAAGATTTAGTGTTCAGAAGTTGTTGGTATGATTTTTATAGctttcttttaagtttcttgGAATTTTCGGAAGAAAATGATGATTTGCATGCTTGATTTGGTTGTGTTGCTGCTGTTAGTTTTTGATGATGTTTACAGAAGTTTATTCAtgattatttgagtagaatagagctacttgtgatgcatgttagtggtgttgtttaaagttATGGAATTTTTACTCAAAGTTATGGTTTTTCAAGTGAAAATGTGAAATTGGTTGCGGTGTTTGTTGTTGAAGTTTGAGAATGAtttctgcagtttttatatgcatgattatgtagtttaattctagtttagatgcttgtaggtgagctttagccaagtttgagttttgaactcaaagcttggagctcacatggcatttttcgtatctGTGTTTTCGGgatggttttgatgctttggatATGTTCTTAGGGGTATGTAGAACAGGTCTGCAAGGTTTGGtttgaattgggtttgatttgaatgagttatgGATTTTTGCATCTTTCCTGCGAGGAATCGAAATtctggttgtgcaaccggaattccgaatgagggttcaggaatttccagaaccagaatttcggttgcagaaccggtctaccggttgggggatttttaggaaccctggtttttctcgtttttatgttatttggggtatttccatgctttttatcgctagggaaaacttttagtttctagtttaagtccccaggaagtgatttagcgtatcacttatcaaTGTTGtaattgttatggtttaggagcctataaaCCGACGtacagttcgttccactcaggttgaccggcacacctaaatTCAGAATCGagataagattagtataacagtatgcatatgtattacatgtttagcgtgcatgttaggaagcctattagattacattatatatgtatgttggcttcctaccatccgactgtgtcacatctaAGATGTGCCAGAGTATGACTAgcaccggagtatgaccaaagcAGTACCGAGTacaggctgacactgtatcacatcggtataggctagagtatgactagcagttggagtatgaccagtgtaccgagtataggctgatactagggttggtggtactgtactatttgactatatcacatcggttaggctagagtatgactagcagctggagtatgaccaatgaaccgagtataggctgatactgtaacacatcggtacaggctagagtatgactagcagctggagtatgaccactgTACCGAGtgtaggctgttacttgtcaatagtacagtcgtacgaacgttcgggactcagtatcgtgtgggacacggcagttagggttatggtcaggggtatgggcgtctgatcataacccgggatttatgtatgtttatgatttatgcttttcttaatgAGTaagtcgactcacagtgctatgtttatgtgtaggtaagggcaaggccaaggctgaggaaccgtgaggacgagccaatgaagattgtacatgtcggggcggttaggcctggagcgtacgatcctcgggacaacagtgcttttgtaattagtcgctaggtgacaagtattttattttagacagtaaactttgtaaagtattttgtaatctagatcccgagtattttgtataaaatattatgtAAGTGTAATTaagaagcaaaaattttaattaatcacgatttccataaacctcgttgattagcaacgagctgcacagtacgtttaaaaatcacgtaatatgcctatgctagttagggtgttaaaattttgtatcagagccgccaggttgtcttccgaagatcgtcacgacatgtacaatcatcatcagcagttagctcgttctacggttcagtaagcttttattgctttagtagtttatttaattattatgaaataagaaaagcctgataggaagcatgttagtagcctgatagtagaataggcgcatgtttttaatttccaaattaagcggcattactAAGCTCCCGTTGATCGTGACgtgatgtgccaactcttggtttcacAGGCgtttcagactagatggacgccaggcagaACACCAGGAGTTAGGGCAACTCAGTCGAGTCAAATCAgggtcaaggagctcagtttcccccgaatgttaggggccgtggtagaggtcccaggggcagatctcgtggtcggggtgatgataacctgccacaggctgcccaagccaatcaggaagcccagaattgggaaactaggtttgttgaaatgcaagccagaatagagctGCAAGACAGTGAGAtccagagattgaggcagcagggtgctcctgcggtgccggtgccagaagttccagtggcacctgcccctgttgcTCAGGCCGAAATAGTGGTAGCAAGAAAtagaatggaacccttgtatgaaaggtttcggaagcaggcacctctggtttttctgggaggtctggacgtcatgaaagtcgagcagtggctaacggtgatcacaagaatattaaactttatgggtgtcccCGGGAATGACaaggtggtgtgtgccacctttcagtttcaagaggacgccttagtctggtgggacatggtgtcccagattcacgatgttacaaccatgacctgggaaaggttccaggagctcttcaacgcgaaatactataatgaggccgtTAGAAGTGCCAAAAGAAAAGAGTTCGCACACCTGACCCAGAAGGAAAATATGAGTGTGACAGAGTACACTgcccagtttgatcggttggcgatgttggcctcgggaattgtgccaaccgatttcattaaaaaggaaaaatatcttgatggaATTAATGCGAAGATCAAGCATGACCtaatgatcaccacagacgacaagaccacctatgctgagatggtggagaaagcactgcgagctgagggcgcagttggatgtatgtcggagtcagttaggactccagtgagtgtcggggctcctacccctcctgcatcaggcttcagcaggggaggttgtggttcggccatggatcagaagaggaaaacatccactgcatccggtggctgggggcagaacaagaggttccgggggaaccagagtagaggcagTCGTCAAGGTGGTGCTGAGACCCGGTTttcttacccagagtgccccagttaT is a genomic window of Cannabis sativa cultivar Pink pepper isolate KNU-18-1 chromosome 9, ASM2916894v1, whole genome shotgun sequence containing:
- the LOC133031347 gene encoding uncharacterized protein LOC133031347, with product MASMTNIFKNMNMGGSVQPVAAIQRAEISCVYCGDGHTFENYPSNPASFCYVGNQNFNRNNNPYSKSYNPAWKHHPNFSWGGQGASSSGAQAQGKQTFPPGQLANDLKNRPQGTLPSDTENPRRDGKEHCKAVTLRNGKILESNVAAIGSKEPSSIQKEGEMKKKPVISVVEIPPVVTASDQHSAAEIPLQKPPPLFPQRFKKQQDDGQFQRFFDVLKQLHINIPLVEALEQMPTYVKFLKDILTKKRRLGEFETVALTEGCSAMLKSKIPPKLKDPGRFTIPISIGGRDVGRDLCDLGASINLMPMSIFKKLGIGEARPTTVTLQLADHSMAHPDGKIEDVLVQVDKFIFPADFIIHDYEEDREISIILGRPFPATGRTLIDVEKGELTMRAQDEQATFKVFHPIRAPDAIGEC